One Nocardioidaceae bacterium SCSIO 66511 genomic window carries:
- a CDS encoding diadenosine tetraphosphate hydrolase, with amino-acid sequence MGKTDADFKADRVGSAIAGTNPTVMRRMKAGFAAIGDVQRLPGYCVLITDTPGTDQLIDLPADRQLAFLEDMAILGRTVAVVCGRRDPEFRRINLEIQGNTDAFLHAHVTPRYAWEPPDIVGWPAAVPFWAGRVDSGAHELGPAHDELRAELTAELERQVAATQG; translated from the coding sequence ATGGGTAAGACAGACGCGGACTTCAAGGCCGACCGGGTCGGCAGCGCGATCGCTGGGACGAACCCGACGGTGATGCGCCGGATGAAAGCCGGGTTCGCAGCGATCGGTGACGTCCAGCGGCTCCCTGGCTACTGCGTGCTGATCACGGATACACCCGGCACCGACCAGCTCATCGACCTACCTGCGGATCGCCAACTCGCCTTCTTGGAGGACATGGCGATCCTCGGACGAACGGTTGCTGTCGTGTGCGGTCGCCGCGATCCCGAGTTCCGTCGGATCAACCTCGAGATCCAGGGCAACACCGACGCGTTCCTGCACGCTCATGTCACGCCGCGGTACGCGTGGGAGCCGCCCGACATCGTCGGATGGCCGGCGGCGGTGCCCTTCTGGGCCGGTCGCGTGGACAGCGGCGCGCACGAGCTCGGCCCAGCGCACGACGAACTGCGCGCGGAGCTGACCGCCGAGCTCGAACGCCAGGTCGCAGCGACCCAAGGCTGA
- a CDS encoding molybdopterin-dependent oxidoreductase translates to MSQYTTSRRTVLRLGATGVAAVAAGATGSVAPYAGATPRRPAAGPIVKPLPERWFYDYGTNAEMRWGSVHPGYLTPLSRLFVRDHTSTPRIAAADYSLRIYGDGLANPLTADHAVTLSYEQLRAMRSRTTVSVLECTDNGRSYFDTQQGTPVSGTPWKLGGVGVVQWRGVPLADVLKKIGLSPAALDVMATGLDARYVSDGVDYGNVRRPFPISKALDDALLAYEANGRPLPPDHGFPVRLVLPGWVGIANIKWLGSLEVSSRALESPWNTKWYRMTGGAYPDDSPALTTLPVKSAFELPLDARLRRGRTRLTGRSWSGTADIARVEVSTDGGASWDGVRFERRHPNARWVRWSYDWRPRRSGRYELMARATDTAGRTQPMEVPYNDGGYLFWAVVRHPVTVV, encoded by the coding sequence ATGAGTCAGTACACGACGAGTCGTCGAACGGTCCTGCGGTTGGGCGCGACGGGAGTGGCGGCGGTCGCCGCAGGAGCCACGGGTTCCGTTGCGCCTTACGCAGGTGCAACTCCGCGCCGCCCGGCTGCGGGGCCGATCGTCAAACCCCTGCCGGAGCGGTGGTTCTACGACTACGGCACGAATGCCGAGATGCGCTGGGGCTCCGTGCATCCGGGCTACCTGACTCCGTTGTCGAGGCTGTTCGTACGTGACCACACGTCGACGCCACGTATCGCTGCCGCGGACTACTCGCTACGCATCTACGGCGACGGGCTGGCCAACCCGCTGACGGCCGACCACGCCGTCACGCTGTCGTACGAACAGCTGCGGGCGATGCGTTCACGTACCACCGTGTCGGTGCTCGAGTGCACGGACAACGGGCGCAGCTACTTCGACACCCAGCAGGGCACTCCGGTCAGCGGCACACCGTGGAAGCTCGGAGGCGTCGGCGTCGTTCAATGGCGTGGGGTGCCGCTGGCCGACGTACTGAAGAAGATCGGATTGTCCCCAGCAGCCCTCGACGTGATGGCCACTGGGCTCGATGCGCGGTACGTGAGCGACGGCGTCGACTACGGCAACGTACGGCGGCCGTTCCCGATCTCGAAGGCGCTCGACGATGCGCTGCTCGCCTACGAGGCCAATGGCCGACCGTTGCCTCCCGACCACGGCTTCCCAGTACGCCTGGTGCTGCCCGGCTGGGTCGGGATTGCGAACATCAAGTGGCTGGGCTCGCTGGAGGTTTCGAGCCGAGCGCTCGAGTCACCGTGGAACACCAAGTGGTACCGGATGACCGGCGGAGCGTACCCGGATGACTCACCCGCACTCACCACATTGCCCGTGAAGAGCGCGTTCGAGCTGCCCTTGGACGCACGCCTACGCCGAGGCCGCACCCGATTGACCGGACGTTCCTGGAGCGGCACCGCTGATATCGCGCGAGTCGAGGTCAGCACCGATGGCGGTGCCAGTTGGGACGGCGTTCGGTTCGAGCGCCGACATCCGAACGCGCGCTGGGTCAGGTGGTCGTACGACTGGCGACCTCGCCGCAGCGGTCGGTACGAGCTGATGGCGCGGGCAACCGACACTGCCGGTCGTACGCAACCCATGGAGGTTCCGTACAACGACGGTGGTTATCTGTTCTGGGCGGTCGTACGTCACCCGGTCACGGTGGTGTGA
- a CDS encoding penicillin acylase family protein has product MVTAAAVSGLVVTLAPSVVATAEPAPAPAAEDYCEGQCDYILPPGEAGNATLPQLLAFLQTGKRPPHFSDQLGKYEDLVYGYSGLTDDQLDRYFNEESFGVPDDQIESTISPRDDVTIVRDKRDGVPHITGETRAGTMYGAGYAGAADRLFVMDVFRHLGRGNLTSLAGGAVGNREFEQSIWRIAPYTDEELQRQFDDLSDLGEVGVRMQKDAKSWVKGVNAYIKEARVAAKLPGEYAALGHPKGPTKWKVTDILATAAVAGGMFGSGGGSEVQSAIALIEARARFGKTRGTKMWKTFRAADDPETVTTVDETFEYGTDALTDGTVLPDRGSVKPATWVTNRKGSAKSNRSTPAARSAGSLRGFANGGVLPDGFLDEPTTMMSNATMVSGEHTESGNPIAVFGPQTSFFAPQLWMVQELQGPGVSASGASFAGLNFAVLVGRGQDYAWSPTSAMQDITDSYAVRLCKPSTGERGTLKSRGYRFRGKCLPIRRVKRHSAWKPSLGDQTPKGSYTLVADRTKLGIITHRATVYGKATAFTSLRSTFMHEGDAAAAFLAMNDPEQVKSAEDFQHAASGVNYTFNWFYADDEDIAYFNSGANPVRRPGTDANLPTEARQRYEWKGWKPGDNSARYTSFDKHPQVIDKDYIVNWNNKQAPGYDAADGNFMFGAVHRAQLLDDRVRERIDAGEKFTRASLVGLVEEAGLEDPRADRPLGLMLEVIGDRPIKNPDVAAAVQKLRAWRDSGGLRTAGAAGKTKFKRSGALRLLDAWWPRAVKAEFRPAMRKNLYATMRQTAPIMGGYSHRGNASADSWSSWMSKDLRRILGRDVENRLPRWFCGKGTVSSCRRVLLDSLKSALAVPKKQVYPADGTCKAGDQYCAAQTFHQSLGGITQDPIHWQNRSTFQQVIEFPSGR; this is encoded by the coding sequence ATGGTCACCGCTGCTGCCGTCAGCGGCCTCGTCGTCACCCTCGCACCGTCGGTCGTCGCGACCGCCGAGCCCGCACCGGCGCCCGCAGCCGAGGACTATTGCGAGGGTCAGTGTGACTACATCCTGCCGCCCGGCGAGGCCGGAAACGCGACACTCCCCCAGCTCCTGGCCTTCCTGCAGACGGGCAAGCGCCCGCCGCACTTCTCCGATCAGCTCGGCAAGTACGAGGATCTCGTCTACGGCTACAGCGGGCTGACCGACGACCAGCTCGACCGCTACTTCAACGAGGAGTCCTTCGGCGTACCGGATGATCAGATCGAGAGCACGATCTCACCGCGCGACGATGTCACGATCGTCCGAGACAAACGCGACGGCGTACCGCACATCACCGGGGAGACCCGCGCAGGCACGATGTACGGCGCCGGCTATGCAGGTGCCGCCGACCGGTTGTTCGTGATGGACGTGTTCCGGCACCTCGGGCGCGGCAATCTCACCTCTCTCGCCGGTGGCGCAGTCGGCAACCGCGAGTTCGAGCAGTCGATCTGGCGCATCGCGCCGTACACCGATGAGGAGCTGCAACGTCAGTTCGACGACCTTTCCGATCTCGGCGAGGTCGGCGTACGCATGCAGAAGGACGCCAAATCCTGGGTGAAGGGCGTGAACGCCTACATCAAGGAGGCTCGGGTGGCCGCCAAGCTGCCCGGCGAGTACGCAGCACTCGGCCACCCGAAGGGTCCGACGAAGTGGAAGGTCACCGACATCCTCGCGACCGCGGCCGTCGCGGGCGGCATGTTCGGAAGCGGCGGAGGATCCGAGGTGCAGTCGGCCATCGCCCTGATCGAAGCCCGCGCACGTTTCGGCAAGACCCGGGGAACCAAGATGTGGAAGACCTTCCGCGCCGCCGACGATCCCGAGACCGTCACGACGGTCGACGAGACGTTCGAGTACGGCACCGACGCACTGACCGACGGTACGGTGCTCCCCGACCGCGGCAGCGTCAAACCGGCCACCTGGGTGACGAACCGCAAGGGCAGCGCGAAGAGCAACCGGAGCACCCCTGCCGCCAGGTCGGCGGGCTCCCTGCGGGGGTTCGCGAACGGCGGCGTACTCCCCGACGGGTTCCTCGACGAGCCCACCACGATGATGTCGAACGCGACGATGGTCAGTGGCGAACACACCGAGAGCGGCAATCCCATTGCTGTCTTCGGCCCGCAGACCAGCTTCTTCGCGCCCCAGCTGTGGATGGTCCAGGAGCTACAAGGGCCCGGCGTCAGCGCATCGGGGGCATCGTTCGCCGGCCTGAACTTCGCCGTGCTCGTCGGCCGAGGCCAGGACTACGCATGGAGTCCGACGTCGGCGATGCAAGACATCACCGACTCGTACGCCGTACGTCTGTGCAAGCCCTCCACCGGCGAGCGCGGAACTCTCAAGTCGCGCGGCTATCGCTTCCGGGGCAAGTGCCTGCCGATTCGCCGGGTGAAGCGCCACAGCGCATGGAAGCCGTCGCTTGGTGACCAGACGCCGAAGGGGTCGTACACGCTCGTCGCAGATCGTACGAAGCTCGGCATCATCACCCACCGCGCGACCGTGTACGGCAAAGCGACTGCGTTCACCTCACTGCGTAGTACTTTCATGCACGAAGGAGATGCGGCGGCCGCGTTCCTCGCCATGAACGACCCGGAGCAGGTCAAGTCCGCCGAGGACTTCCAGCACGCGGCGTCGGGCGTCAACTACACGTTCAACTGGTTCTATGCCGACGACGAGGACATCGCGTACTTCAACTCGGGCGCTAACCCCGTACGTCGTCCGGGCACGGACGCCAACCTGCCGACAGAAGCGCGTCAGCGTTACGAGTGGAAGGGCTGGAAGCCCGGCGACAACTCTGCGCGTTACACGTCGTTCGACAAGCACCCGCAGGTCATCGACAAGGACTACATCGTCAACTGGAACAACAAGCAGGCGCCCGGGTACGACGCGGCCGACGGCAACTTCATGTTCGGCGCCGTGCACCGAGCGCAGCTGCTCGACGACCGCGTACGCGAGCGGATCGATGCGGGTGAGAAGTTCACTCGCGCGTCATTGGTCGGCCTCGTCGAGGAAGCGGGGCTCGAAGACCCTCGGGCCGACCGTCCACTCGGCTTGATGCTCGAGGTCATCGGCGACCGCCCGATCAAGAACCCCGACGTCGCTGCGGCAGTGCAGAAGCTCCGCGCGTGGCGAGACTCCGGCGGCCTTCGTACCGCGGGTGCAGCGGGGAAGACGAAGTTCAAGCGCAGTGGGGCTCTTCGCCTCCTCGACGCTTGGTGGCCGCGCGCGGTGAAGGCGGAGTTCCGGCCTGCCATGCGCAAGAACCTCTACGCGACGATGCGTCAGACGGCCCCGATCATGGGCGGATACTCCCATCGCGGCAACGCCAGTGCCGACTCGTGGAGCAGCTGGATGAGCAAGGACCTGCGCCGCATCCTCGGACGTGACGTCGAGAACCGTCTGCCGCGATGGTTCTGCGGCAAGGGCACCGTGTCGAGCTGCCGCAGAGTGCTGCTCGACTCATTGAAGTCGGCGCTCGCCGTACCGAAGAAGCAGGTCTACCCGGCCGACGGGACGTGCAAGGCGGGCGACCAGTACTGCGCGGCGCAGACGTTCCACCAGTCACTCGGCGGGATCACCCAGGATCCGATCCACTGGCAGAACCGCTCGACGTTCCAGCAGGTGATCGAGTTCCCGAGCGGACGGTGA